From Chryseobacterium gallinarum, one genomic window encodes:
- a CDS encoding metallophosphoesterase, whose translation MKIQIISDLHQEFGNTELYFGNSDVVVLAGDINLGTKGIDWIKSKISNKPVVYILGNHEYYKGSYPKTLNKIKDAAQGSSIFVLENSFVDIDKVRFHGATLWTDFSIFGNPVQYGMLCQSKMNDYKMIRRDPSYSKMRTLDTFKIHQLSKLWLEESLENSKEFKNIVITHHAPSIQSVPDQYKEDPLTAAYASCLEDLVIKYQPLYWIHGHIHTPCRYSIGTTEVICNPHGYIDEKYNGYEKELIIEVI comes from the coding sequence ATGAAAATTCAAATCATCAGTGATCTTCATCAGGAATTTGGAAATACTGAATTATATTTCGGTAACTCAGATGTTGTAGTATTGGCTGGAGATATAAATCTTGGGACAAAAGGGATAGATTGGATTAAATCTAAAATCTCTAATAAACCGGTAGTATATATTTTGGGTAATCATGAATACTATAAAGGCTCCTACCCAAAAACACTTAATAAAATTAAAGATGCTGCCCAGGGTTCATCTATTTTTGTGCTTGAAAATTCCTTTGTAGATATTGATAAAGTACGGTTTCATGGAGCTACATTGTGGACAGATTTTTCCATTTTTGGAAATCCGGTTCAATATGGTATGCTATGTCAATCGAAAATGAATGATTATAAAATGATCAGGAGGGATCCATCTTATTCTAAAATGAGAACCCTGGATACTTTTAAAATTCATCAGCTTTCAAAATTATGGCTGGAAGAAAGTCTTGAAAATTCAAAAGAATTTAAAAATATAGTGATTACCCATCATGCTCCAAGTATTCAATCTGTTCCGGATCAATATAAGGAGGATCCGCTAACGGCAGCGTATGCATCCTGCCTTGAAGATTTGGTGATAAAATATCAGCCATTATACTGGATTCATGGGCATATTCATACGCCATGCAGGTATAGTATTGGAACAACGGAGGTGATTTGTAATCCCCATGGCTATATTGATGAAAAATACAATGGTTATGAGAAGGAACTTATTATTGAAGTTATCTAA
- a CDS encoding MFS transporter, with amino-acid sequence MDTRKNIILILASVGTFVEALDIAIINLTIPSIQEQFHIDAGTVQWLQTLYVLFFGGFLIIGGKLADQIGRKKIFLLGAFIFMLTSLGAGLSANFEVLAVFRALQGLGAAFVMPAALSIVTNTFREEQERNRAIGIFSSFAAIGSGSGLSVGGIISTYLSWHWVFLINVPILLITLILSYYYLPVDESNEKAQKTDVVSGILMVLGLLSLTYGTHELIHIKEHPFLIAGSLIIAVVLLVMTFYRLKTVAEPLFDLTLFKHRSLVVSNAAFFTLGAFFIGFLFLISLMLQKDMGYSAASAGLMLVPFSILSALTAKFILPHISKRLNSSQMGVLGWLFMLTGGLLLLISVYVGHPLAVALLGAACISGIGMTFCFTALSVLGIQDVEPANYGLASSLSSTSYFLGAGIGLSFMTLMSQIFPSEFSVGSLNIVILIGYAVVALGILFYFILKSLKMEQAKIAVSS; translated from the coding sequence ATGGATACAAGGAAGAATATAATATTAATTTTAGCATCGGTAGGAACTTTTGTAGAGGCTTTGGATATTGCCATTATTAATTTAACAATTCCTTCTATTCAGGAGCAGTTTCATATTGACGCCGGAACAGTTCAGTGGTTACAGACGTTGTATGTATTATTTTTCGGAGGATTTCTGATTATCGGTGGAAAGTTAGCTGACCAGATCGGACGAAAAAAGATATTCCTTCTGGGAGCTTTTATCTTTATGTTGACATCATTAGGGGCCGGTTTATCCGCGAATTTTGAAGTGCTGGCTGTATTTCGCGCCTTACAGGGATTGGGGGCAGCATTTGTAATGCCGGCAGCCTTATCCATTGTAACCAATACTTTCAGAGAAGAGCAGGAAAGAAATCGTGCAATCGGTATTTTTAGTTCTTTTGCAGCAATTGGCTCGGGGAGCGGTCTTTCCGTAGGAGGAATTATCAGTACCTACTTAAGCTGGCATTGGGTATTCCTGATTAATGTTCCTATTCTTTTGATAACATTAATTTTATCATACTATTATCTGCCGGTAGACGAGAGCAATGAAAAGGCCCAGAAAACTGATGTGGTCTCTGGTATATTAATGGTGTTGGGACTATTAAGTCTTACCTATGGAACGCATGAGCTTATCCATATTAAAGAACACCCTTTTCTGATAGCGGGGTCATTGATCATAGCGGTGGTTCTTTTGGTTATGACTTTCTACCGATTGAAAACCGTAGCTGAGCCATTATTTGATTTGACGCTGTTTAAACACAGATCTTTAGTGGTTTCTAATGCTGCTTTTTTTACACTGGGGGCATTTTTTATCGGCTTTTTGTTTCTGATTTCATTAATGCTGCAAAAAGATATGGGCTATAGTGCTGCATCTGCAGGATTGATGCTCGTTCCGTTTAGTATCTTGTCTGCTTTGACGGCTAAATTTATATTACCTCATATTTCAAAGAGATTAAACTCTTCACAAATGGGAGTTCTGGGGTGGCTTTTCATGTTAACGGGAGGTTTGTTATTGCTGATATCTGTGTATGTGGGGCATCCGTTGGCAGTCGCCTTGCTGGGTGCGGCTTGTATTTCAGGAATTGGGATGACATTTTGTTTTACGGCGCTTTCTGTATTGGGAATTCAGGATGTTGAACCGGCAAATTATGGATTGGCATCAAGTTTGAGTTCTACAAGCTACTTTCTGGGTGCCGGAATAGGATTGTCTTTCATGACATTAATGAGTCAGATTTTTCCATCGGAATTTTCGGTAGGAAGCCTGAATATTGTTATTTTGATCGGCTACGCTGTTGTAGCACTTGGAATATTATTCTATTTTATATTAAAAAGCTTAAAAATGGAACAGGCAAAAATAGCTGTTTCATCATAA
- a CDS encoding Lrp/AsnC family transcriptional regulator — translation MATENYHPDEKDLSILRLLQKNAKMSVRDISARINLSPTPTHERIKRMEKSGIIKEYTTIVDRKKVNKGMMVICMIALHVHNKKTAGQFIEEVGKLKEVVEFYNISGDFDFMLKILSPNMDEFHEFFVNKLSEIDGIGQTKSIFVMNSIKESTQII, via the coding sequence ATGGCAACAGAAAACTACCATCCGGATGAAAAAGATCTCTCTATCCTCCGTCTCCTTCAAAAAAATGCAAAAATGAGCGTCCGTGATATTTCAGCCAGAATTAATCTCAGCCCCACTCCTACCCACGAACGGATAAAACGGATGGAAAAGTCAGGCATTATTAAAGAGTACACCACTATTGTAGACCGTAAAAAGGTCAATAAAGGAATGATGGTTATCTGCATGATTGCTTTACATGTTCACAATAAAAAAACAGCCGGTCAATTTATTGAGGAAGTAGGTAAATTAAAAGAGGTTGTTGAATTCTATAATATTAGCGGAGATTTCGATTTTATGCTTAAAATCCTTTCACCTAATATGGATGAATTCCATGAGTTTTTTGTCAACAAACTTTCAGAGATTGACGGTATCGGACAGACAAAAAGTATTTTCGTTATGAACAGTATTAAAGAAAGCACTCAGATTATATAA
- a CDS encoding LuxR C-terminal-related transcriptional regulator — translation MKYVSDQRSVLLLCCIAIFLWSCNKKTDINEINNTLLNKNEKLRLEGKDAELIALNIEAIKQSKERGYKKGEALGYINLANMYATMGQYKTSHNYLKSASNIINHLNDNFLYAKLYHEYGQLNYVTGLENTALSYNAKAIYYGEKLNERSWLLSNSYEQRADFIFSINKDSALIYYHKGFSIDPSALNCSLLGHYHLLQTRNIDSATFYNTKALSLLKSSEFGTVRQGTVYSYYADLLSEKKEYEKAAEFYKKAAEILVKTKRINKLPFIYQKIAANYQKLNNKDMEEFYSSKAEQIDNTLKSSGNEAIDLSLSEIINKKNKNNFNIIFISIGFITVILGVSIFLYMRNKKQKSESRNLQKSDTEAETKGRISKEDFTELLQLAKTNDPDFVKRVEEVNPDLFQSILNINPQLTKSELSLCAMIWLGFSSKDIADITYIQHRSVQTKKGRLRKKLNIPSETDLYSFFTSL, via the coding sequence ATGAAATATGTAAGTGACCAGCGCAGCGTACTTTTATTATGCTGTATTGCAATTTTTCTTTGGAGCTGTAACAAAAAAACAGATATCAACGAAATCAACAATACACTGCTCAATAAAAATGAAAAACTAAGATTGGAAGGAAAAGATGCAGAACTTATAGCCCTGAATATTGAAGCGATTAAACAGTCAAAAGAAAGAGGGTATAAAAAAGGGGAAGCATTAGGCTATATCAACCTTGCCAATATGTATGCCACCATGGGCCAATACAAAACCAGCCACAATTACCTCAAATCTGCAAGCAACATCATCAATCACCTTAATGATAATTTTCTTTATGCTAAACTTTACCATGAATATGGGCAGCTCAATTACGTCACCGGTCTGGAAAATACCGCTTTAAGTTACAATGCAAAGGCTATTTATTATGGAGAAAAATTAAATGAAAGAAGCTGGTTATTAAGTAACTCATATGAACAGAGAGCTGATTTCATCTTCTCTATCAATAAAGATTCTGCATTAATCTACTACCACAAAGGATTCAGTATAGACCCGTCTGCCCTCAACTGCTCGTTGCTTGGCCATTATCATTTACTGCAGACCAGGAATATTGATTCCGCTACATTTTACAACACTAAGGCATTATCTCTTCTTAAATCTTCAGAGTTTGGTACAGTAAGACAAGGTACTGTGTATTCTTATTATGCTGACCTTCTTTCTGAGAAAAAAGAATATGAAAAAGCAGCTGAATTTTATAAAAAAGCAGCTGAAATCCTGGTCAAAACCAAAAGAATCAATAAACTTCCTTTCATTTATCAAAAAATTGCAGCTAACTATCAAAAGCTGAACAATAAAGACATGGAGGAATTTTATTCTTCAAAGGCTGAACAGATAGACAATACCCTTAAATCATCTGGCAACGAAGCAATAGACCTTTCTTTAAGCGAAATCATTAACAAGAAAAATAAAAACAATTTCAATATCATCTTCATTTCCATAGGTTTTATAACGGTTATTCTGGGAGTTTCCATTTTCCTATATATGAGAAATAAAAAACAAAAATCTGAAAGCAGGAACTTACAGAAGTCTGACACAGAAGCAGAAACAAAAGGAAGAATTTCCAAAGAAGATTTCACAGAGTTATTACAGCTGGCAAAGACCAATGACCCTGATTTTGTTAAAAGGGTTGAAGAAGTTAACCCTGATTTATTTCAAAGTATTTTAAACATCAATCCACAGCTTACAAAATCCGAATTATCTTTGTGTGCAATGATCTGGCTTGGATTTTCATCAAAGGACATTGCTGATATCACCTATATCCAGCACAGATCTGTACAAACCAAGAAAGGCAGACTTAGAAAAAAACTCAATATCCCTTCAGAAACAGACCTTTACAGTTTTTTCACCTCTCTATAA
- the mnmE gene encoding tRNA uridine-5-carboxymethylaminomethyl(34) synthesis GTPase MnmE, with protein MNNDTICALATANGIGALGIIRISGDDALPIVQKSFPAKKLEKQKSHTIHYGYFMDGDEAIDEIMLSIFLAPKSFTTENSVEIAFHGSPHIGKRILETLIKNGARMAKAGEFTLRAFINGRIDLSQAEAIADVIASENEASRKVAINQLKGGITNEISLLRTDLLNFVSLIELELDFAEEDVEFADRTALNSLLNKIELKLNSLIESFQYGNAIKNGTAVAIIGKPNAGKSTLLNALLKEERAIVSSIAGTTRDTIEEVLHIKGHAFRLIDTAGLRETADEIEAIGVKKAKEKVENANILVYLADAATRDFSDDIEMIRSLLREDLKLIICATKIDEVIPTQYEAIEDVFRDAIAHEFDFIKISAVENQNIQDLKNELSSYVEQLQSEESNVVITNQRHFEALQKSLDAVNKVKEAISFQISTELLAYELRNALEHLGTISGEVTNNEILGNIFSKFCIGK; from the coding sequence ATGAATAACGATACTATTTGTGCACTGGCTACAGCCAATGGAATAGGTGCTTTAGGCATTATCAGGATTTCCGGCGATGATGCATTACCCATAGTACAGAAAAGTTTTCCGGCAAAAAAACTGGAAAAACAAAAATCCCACACCATTCATTACGGATATTTTATGGATGGGGATGAAGCTATCGATGAAATCATGTTATCAATTTTTCTGGCCCCTAAAAGTTTTACTACAGAAAATTCTGTGGAAATTGCTTTCCACGGCTCACCGCATATTGGAAAGCGTATTCTTGAAACCCTGATTAAAAACGGAGCCAGAATGGCTAAAGCAGGAGAGTTTACTCTTCGCGCTTTTATTAACGGAAGAATCGACCTATCCCAGGCAGAAGCAATTGCTGATGTAATAGCCTCCGAAAATGAGGCTTCCAGAAAAGTGGCCATTAATCAATTGAAAGGTGGTATTACCAATGAAATTTCGTTATTAAGAACAGACCTCCTTAATTTCGTCTCCCTCATTGAGCTTGAGCTGGATTTTGCAGAAGAAGATGTAGAATTTGCAGACAGAACTGCCTTAAACAGCTTATTGAATAAAATTGAGTTGAAGCTCAATTCTCTTATTGAAAGTTTCCAATACGGAAATGCCATTAAAAACGGAACAGCCGTTGCCATCATCGGAAAACCCAATGCAGGCAAATCCACACTTCTGAATGCTCTTCTCAAAGAAGAAAGAGCTATTGTAAGCAGTATTGCCGGAACCACCAGGGATACTATTGAGGAAGTCTTACACATCAAGGGTCATGCTTTCCGATTGATTGATACGGCCGGACTTCGTGAAACGGCAGATGAAATAGAGGCTATCGGTGTAAAAAAGGCCAAAGAAAAAGTTGAAAATGCCAATATTCTGGTTTATCTGGCAGATGCTGCTACCAGAGATTTTTCGGACGATATCGAAATGATCCGATCTTTATTGAGAGAAGACCTGAAGTTAATCATTTGTGCTACAAAGATTGATGAAGTTATCCCTACTCAATACGAAGCTATAGAAGACGTTTTCAGAGATGCCATTGCTCATGAATTTGATTTTATTAAAATTTCCGCGGTTGAGAACCAGAATATCCAGGATCTAAAAAATGAACTATCCTCTTATGTAGAACAGCTACAATCTGAAGAAAGCAATGTGGTAATTACTAACCAACGTCATTTTGAAGCCTTACAAAAATCCCTGGATGCCGTCAACAAAGTAAAAGAAGCTATTTCTTTCCAGATCTCTACAGAATTGCTGGCCTATGAATTGAGAAATGCATTAGAGCACCTCGGGACAATTTCAGGTGAAGTGACAAATAACGAAATTTTAGGAAATATCTTCTCGAAATTCTGTATCGGCAAGTAA
- a CDS encoding helix-turn-helix domain-containing protein, with protein sequence MSSNIKINKFCQHCGLEFIARTTVTKYCCHKCAQRAYKANVRELRLQLSKTDSQIEVKQSKPKQNPDTYFDIKTLDYLTVREAAVLLKCDRRTVYRLIKSGRLPAGNLSIRRIRILKKDIDALFVVQKESIQKTIIPDEELKYTPLKDCYTIGQILKEYKLSQTSLDNLIKRHNIYKFQKGRFVYIPRKLIQPILDKIILNEYRG encoded by the coding sequence ATGAGTTCAAACATCAAAATCAACAAATTCTGCCAACATTGCGGGCTTGAATTTATTGCCAGAACCACTGTGACAAAATACTGTTGTCATAAGTGCGCGCAGAGAGCTTACAAGGCTAATGTGAGAGAATTACGTTTGCAACTAAGCAAAACAGATTCACAAATCGAAGTAAAACAATCTAAACCGAAACAAAATCCAGACACCTATTTTGATATTAAAACGCTGGATTATCTAACTGTACGAGAAGCCGCTGTATTACTAAAATGTGACCGTCGAACTGTTTACAGGTTAATTAAATCAGGTAGATTACCTGCTGGAAATCTTTCTATAAGACGAATAAGGATATTAAAAAAAGATATTGACGCTTTATTCGTAGTACAAAAGGAAAGTATTCAAAAAACCATTATCCCAGATGAGGAATTAAAATACACTCCATTGAAAGATTGTTATACAATTGGACAGATTCTAAAAGAATACAAGCTGTCTCAGACCTCACTCGATAACCTTATTAAAAGACATAATATTTATAAATTTCAAAAAGGTAGATTCGTCTATATTCCAAGAAAATTAATACAACCCATATTGGACAAAATAATTCTCAACGAATATCGCGGGTAA
- a CDS encoding site-specific integrase — protein sequence MSKVTLRKKPISQGRQSLYLEIYPPIYNPDTGIMQRKQYLKLYIYKRPKNDIEKELNKETLALAEYIRAQRQIDLQSRRFDFISDAKMKSNFLDFFEEQAAKRKNCYNWTMSVRYFKAFAGSNVPFTALNETLCEEYADYLLSGPALGRSKISIKKNTAVAYFGRFKLTLEEAFKKRFLPTDLASIIESISPQETHRPFLFMDELERMANAFCPNQIVKKAGLFSAMTGFRYSDVETLLWKEIHGSEGNYYILYKQEKTDSAEYYPVSDQTIKLLGDRGEPDSKVFTGLKYDQTVTSLKKWLINAGIEKHFTFHGFRHTFATLQIASGTDIYTVSKLLGHKDIKTTQIYAKIVDSLKKEASEKIKFSIYDISKNISDINSSMEQVTTMNC from the coding sequence ATGTCGAAGGTTACATTAAGAAAGAAGCCTATTTCTCAAGGTAGGCAATCCTTGTATCTAGAGATTTACCCCCCTATTTATAATCCGGATACTGGAATAATGCAGCGCAAGCAATATTTAAAACTATATATTTATAAGCGGCCGAAGAATGATATCGAGAAAGAACTGAATAAAGAAACTCTTGCATTAGCTGAATATATCAGGGCTCAGCGACAAATAGACCTACAGAGCAGAAGATTTGATTTTATATCCGATGCCAAAATGAAATCAAACTTTCTTGATTTCTTTGAAGAACAAGCTGCTAAGAGAAAGAACTGTTATAATTGGACAATGTCTGTTCGGTACTTTAAAGCATTTGCTGGTTCAAATGTCCCTTTTACTGCGCTGAATGAGACTTTATGCGAAGAGTATGCTGATTATTTATTATCCGGTCCGGCTCTTGGAAGATCTAAGATAAGTATAAAAAAGAACACAGCAGTAGCTTATTTTGGAAGATTCAAACTAACATTGGAAGAAGCCTTCAAAAAGCGCTTCTTACCAACAGATTTAGCCTCTATTATTGAAAGCATAAGCCCGCAGGAAACCCATAGACCTTTTCTATTTATGGATGAGCTGGAAAGAATGGCGAACGCATTTTGTCCAAATCAAATTGTTAAAAAAGCAGGTTTGTTTTCTGCCATGACAGGCTTTCGCTATTCAGACGTAGAAACCCTATTATGGAAGGAAATTCACGGATCAGAAGGAAATTACTATATTCTATATAAGCAGGAAAAAACCGACAGTGCCGAATATTACCCAGTATCAGATCAAACGATAAAATTATTAGGAGATCGAGGTGAGCCCGATTCTAAAGTTTTTACAGGATTAAAATATGATCAAACAGTGACTTCATTAAAGAAGTGGCTGATAAATGCAGGAATAGAAAAACATTTTACTTTTCATGGCTTCAGACATACGTTTGCTACACTTCAAATCGCCTCTGGAACTGATATCTATACGGTTTCAAAATTGTTAGGACATAAGGATATCAAAACCACCCAGATATATGCGAAAATAGTTGACAGCTTAAAAAAAGAAGCTTCGGAGAAAATAAAATTTAGCATTTATGATATCAGTAAAAATATTTCAGATATAAACAGTTCAATGGAACAAGTTACAACTATGAACTGTTAG
- a CDS encoding helix-turn-helix domain-containing protein — protein MKYTFDQVPNILKRIEDRLDKIEKILLERIQNEFTDIEFIGAMEACKILKISLPTLYSKVSLREVPFYKKGNRLHFSKVELLEWIQEGKKSSLAEINEKGKDFIKNMEKNKWR, from the coding sequence ATGAAATATACATTTGATCAGGTTCCAAACATTCTTAAAAGAATTGAAGATAGACTGGATAAAATTGAAAAAATTTTGTTGGAGCGAATACAAAACGAATTTACTGACATTGAGTTTATAGGCGCAATGGAAGCTTGCAAAATTCTTAAAATATCTCTCCCTACACTTTATTCAAAAGTCAGTCTGCGTGAGGTTCCATTTTACAAAAAGGGAAATAGACTTCATTTTTCTAAAGTCGAGCTTTTGGAATGGATTCAAGAAGGGAAAAAAAGTTCACTTGCTGAGATTAATGAAAAGGGAAAAGATTTTATAAAAAATATGGAAAAAAATAAATGGCGTTAG
- the ligD gene encoding DNA ligase D — protein sequence MGLSKYREKRSEENTPEPFGGKPTGTELRFVVQKHDASHLHYDFRLEMDGVLKSWAVPKGPSMDPSVKRLAMMVEDHPYDYRNFEGIIPKGQYGGGTVIVWDEGTYEPAEGNLKDVSKQEKELLHQLYSGKLKFKLNGKKLKGEFALVKAHGRGDNGWLLMKLDDKYASEKDITAKDKSVISGKTIPQMEKSPDKVYGENIIKKDSTVKDKRSTKKKAAELINDQLEAVPSDSPKNKANIQSLLKKAPKQRFYTHIEPMLATLVNKPFDDEEWVYEVKWDGYRAVAFMHKGEVELKSRNDKSFNEKFYPIYDTLKALEFDAILDGEVVVLGESGTANFGSLQNWRSEADGDLVYYVFDILWYQGHDLTELTLLERKAILREILPKNNSILVSEHFETSGIQFLEEARKLGLEGIMAKRKESRYHTHNRSKDWLKIKANKRQEVVIGGYTLNDDSSKLFSSILVGVYEGKKLIYTGKVGTGFNDKMQKEMMKLFKPLITDKVPFSEEPDVNKPSRFRPNPPHAAVTWLKPELVCEVSCTELTSDGIMRHPSFDGMREDKSARKVVLEEEAPTEKLVEEGADRIVTPGAKGQRKTLLNPKDKTQVRKINRHELKFSNLDKVFWSKEGITKRDLINYYYQAAPFILPYLKGRPQSMNRFPNGIEGEGFYFKNVTDTAPEWAETYLYQSDADDKDRHYLVGKDEATLLYMANLGCIEMNPWSSTVKKPEHPSFCIIDLDPDQNSFDQVIEAALVTKSILDDMGVPSYCKTSGSTGLHIYIPLGGKYTYEQSKEFARVIVTLVHNELPRFTSIERAIKDRKGKMYLDFLQNRPHATIAAAYSVRPKPGATVSMPLHWDEVKEGLKISDFHILNAIERMQSEGDIFKPVLGKGIDLKSIVDKHAH from the coding sequence ATGGGCTTATCTAAATATCGTGAGAAGCGTTCAGAGGAGAACACCCCGGAACCTTTTGGCGGAAAACCAACAGGAACAGAACTTCGTTTTGTGGTACAAAAGCACGATGCTTCCCATTTGCATTATGATTTTCGCCTTGAAATGGACGGGGTACTGAAAAGCTGGGCGGTTCCTAAGGGGCCTTCGATGGACCCCAGTGTGAAACGTCTTGCGATGATGGTCGAGGATCATCCCTATGATTACCGGAATTTTGAAGGGATCATACCCAAAGGTCAATATGGAGGCGGAACGGTGATTGTGTGGGACGAAGGGACTTACGAACCAGCTGAAGGTAACCTGAAGGATGTATCGAAACAGGAAAAAGAACTTTTACACCAGCTCTATTCCGGCAAGCTTAAATTTAAGCTCAACGGCAAAAAGCTTAAAGGTGAATTTGCACTGGTGAAGGCCCACGGAAGGGGAGATAACGGCTGGCTCCTGATGAAACTTGACGATAAATACGCCAGTGAAAAAGATATTACGGCCAAAGATAAGTCGGTGATCTCGGGTAAAACCATTCCACAGATGGAAAAATCGCCTGATAAAGTTTATGGCGAAAATATTATCAAAAAGGACAGCACCGTAAAAGACAAGCGTTCAACAAAAAAGAAAGCAGCAGAACTTATCAATGACCAGCTGGAAGCAGTTCCTTCGGATAGTCCGAAAAACAAAGCAAACATACAGTCCTTACTAAAAAAGGCGCCGAAACAACGGTTCTATACCCATATCGAACCCATGCTTGCTACACTGGTCAATAAACCCTTTGACGATGAAGAATGGGTTTACGAGGTAAAGTGGGATGGCTACCGGGCTGTTGCTTTTATGCATAAAGGTGAAGTGGAACTGAAATCCCGTAACGACAAGAGCTTCAATGAGAAATTCTATCCGATCTATGATACTTTGAAAGCCTTGGAATTTGACGCCATACTGGACGGCGAGGTGGTTGTGCTGGGAGAAAGCGGTACCGCCAATTTCGGCTCCCTACAGAACTGGCGCAGTGAAGCCGATGGCGATCTGGTCTACTATGTTTTTGATATCCTGTGGTATCAGGGACACGATCTCACAGAGCTGACTCTTCTGGAACGTAAAGCTATTTTAAGAGAAATTCTCCCTAAAAATAACAGCATTCTGGTCAGCGAGCATTTTGAAACATCCGGTATACAATTTCTAGAGGAAGCCAGAAAGCTGGGACTGGAAGGGATCATGGCCAAGCGAAAGGAGAGCAGATACCATACACACAACCGGTCCAAAGACTGGTTAAAGATCAAAGCCAATAAGCGACAGGAAGTTGTGATCGGAGGATATACGCTTAACGATGATTCCAGTAAATTATTCAGCAGTATTCTGGTAGGCGTTTATGAAGGGAAGAAACTGATCTATACCGGTAAAGTCGGTACAGGCTTCAACGATAAAATGCAGAAGGAAATGATGAAACTTTTCAAACCGCTTATCACCGATAAAGTACCTTTCTCCGAAGAACCGGACGTCAATAAGCCTTCACGTTTTCGGCCAAATCCGCCACATGCAGCGGTCACCTGGCTGAAACCCGAGCTTGTCTGTGAGGTGAGCTGCACGGAGCTGACCAGCGACGGGATCATGCGGCATCCTTCGTTCGATGGCATGCGGGAGGATAAAAGCGCCAGAAAAGTTGTTCTGGAAGAAGAGGCACCGACTGAAAAGCTGGTAGAAGAAGGGGCAGACCGTATTGTTACGCCAGGTGCGAAAGGACAACGGAAAACCCTGTTAAACCCAAAAGATAAGACGCAGGTGCGGAAAATAAACCGTCATGAATTAAAGTTTAGCAATCTGGATAAGGTCTTCTGGTCAAAAGAAGGCATCACCAAACGTGACCTCATCAATTACTATTATCAGGCTGCTCCCTTTATATTGCCATACTTAAAAGGCCGTCCGCAGAGCATGAACCGTTTTCCCAATGGAATCGAAGGCGAAGGTTTTTACTTTAAGAATGTAACTGATACTGCTCCCGAATGGGCAGAAACGTACCTGTATCAAAGTGATGCTGATGATAAAGACCGTCATTACCTTGTGGGAAAAGATGAAGCAACGCTTCTTTACATGGCTAATCTGGGTTGTATAGAAATGAACCCCTGGAGCAGCACCGTTAAAAAGCCGGAGCATCCGAGCTTCTGTATCATCGATCTTGACCCCGATCAAAATTCATTCGATCAAGTGATCGAAGCCGCCCTGGTTACCAAGAGCATACTCGATGATATGGGCGTACCGAGCTACTGTAAAACCAGCGGTTCTACAGGACTACACATTTATATTCCCCTTGGCGGAAAATATACTTACGAGCAGTCGAAAGAGTTTGCCCGGGTCATTGTTACCCTTGTCCATAATGAGCTTCCCAGATTTACCAGTATAGAACGAGCTATCAAAGACCGGAAGGGAAAGATGTATCTTGATTTTTTACAGAACAGGCCCCATGCTACCATTGCAGCTGCATATTCCGTCAGGCCGAAACCGGGAGCCACTGTATCAATGCCGCTCCATTGGGATGAGGTCAAAGAAGGCTTGAAAATAAGCGATTTTCACATCCTGAATGCCATTGAAAGAATGCAGAGTGAGGGAGATATTTTCAAGCCCGTTCTAGGAAAAGGAATCGACTTAAAATCTATAGTTGACAAACATGCTCATTAA
- a CDS encoding DUF3606 domain-containing protein, whose product MADNKSKRGKSDRNRVSGSENYEIQYFKEKLGVTSQAVTGAIRATGSNDRKVLTEYLKKRHDK is encoded by the coding sequence ATGGCAGACAATAAATCGAAAAGGGGTAAATCCGACAGAAACAGAGTAAGCGGATCAGAAAATTACGAAATCCAATATTTTAAAGAAAAGCTTGGCGTAACTTCGCAGGCAGTTACGGGAGCCATACGTGCTACCGGATCAAACGATAGAAAGGTCCTGACTGAATATCTGAAAAAAAGACACGACAAATAA